One window of Brevibacillus choshinensis genomic DNA carries:
- a CDS encoding UDP-N-acetylmuramoyl-L-alanyl-D-glutamate--2,6-diaminopimelate ligase: MFLRDLLMPLLPVTITGDDSMEITGLTADSRQVKPGYLFVCLTGYTVDGHSYAAQAVQKGAVAVLSEKDLDVPATIVRVPDTRRAMAMLADRFYGSPTRELKLIGVTGTNGKTTTTHLIDKILRDQQKQTGLIGTIHMRIGEVTEDVKNTTPDALELQHSFRRMRDVETEYAIIEVSSHALEMGRVRGCNVHTAVFTNLTQDHLDYHKTMDNYRYAKSLLFSQLGNSYDPDRLKTAVLNADDEASELYATVTPARVITYGIDRAADVHATDIEITSKGTSFTVQTHVGNLRMNLKLMGKFNVYNALAATAVALAEGISLETIKNSLEEVAGVNGRFESVDAGQPFAVLVDYSHTPDSLENALMTIKEFAKQRIFCIVGCGGDRDRTKRPIMAQIATKYADRTVLTSDNPRSEEPQAIIDDMLAGLSGVEQERFTAVTDRREAIKFAVSQAQPGDVILIAGKGHETYQIIKDQVLPFDDREVAREAIATYNQQ; this comes from the coding sequence ATGTTTCTACGGGATCTGCTCATGCCTCTGTTGCCGGTAACGATTACAGGGGATGACAGCATGGAGATTACAGGTCTGACAGCAGACTCGCGCCAGGTGAAGCCCGGCTATTTGTTTGTTTGTCTGACTGGATATACCGTGGATGGACATTCGTATGCGGCCCAAGCGGTTCAAAAAGGAGCCGTAGCCGTACTATCCGAAAAAGATTTGGACGTGCCAGCGACTATTGTCAGAGTGCCGGATACCCGGAGGGCAATGGCCATGCTGGCTGACCGTTTTTACGGCTCTCCCACGCGTGAACTAAAGCTGATCGGTGTGACAGGGACCAATGGCAAGACGACCACCACACATTTGATCGACAAGATTTTACGAGACCAACAAAAGCAGACCGGACTGATCGGCACGATTCATATGCGGATCGGTGAAGTGACAGAAGACGTCAAAAATACGACGCCAGATGCGCTGGAGCTGCAACATAGCTTTCGCCGGATGCGTGATGTCGAAACGGAGTACGCCATCATCGAGGTATCTTCCCACGCGCTGGAAATGGGGCGCGTACGAGGCTGCAACGTTCACACCGCAGTTTTCACCAATTTGACGCAGGATCACTTGGACTATCACAAGACGATGGATAACTATCGCTATGCCAAATCCCTGCTGTTTTCCCAATTGGGGAATAGCTATGACCCCGATCGGCTGAAAACGGCCGTTTTGAATGCAGACGATGAGGCTTCCGAGCTATACGCCACAGTGACGCCCGCCCGTGTCATAACGTATGGGATTGATCGAGCGGCAGATGTACATGCGACAGACATTGAAATCACGAGCAAAGGAACCTCCTTTACCGTTCAGACCCATGTCGGGAACTTACGGATGAACCTCAAGCTGATGGGCAAGTTCAATGTGTACAATGCTCTAGCTGCGACTGCAGTTGCGCTGGCGGAAGGCATTTCTCTAGAAACAATAAAAAACAGCCTGGAGGAAGTCGCGGGCGTAAATGGACGTTTTGAATCGGTGGATGCAGGGCAGCCGTTTGCCGTCCTCGTCGACTATTCGCATACGCCAGACAGTCTGGAAAACGCGTTGATGACGATAAAGGAATTCGCGAAGCAGCGTATTTTTTGCATCGTAGGCTGTGGGGGTGACCGTGATCGGACCAAACGCCCGATTATGGCTCAGATTGCAACGAAATATGCGGATCGGACCGTCTTAACGTCTGATAACCCTCGATCTGAGGAGCCGCAGGCCATCATTGATGACATGCTTGCCGGGCTAAGTGGAGTAGAGCAAGAGCGCTTCACAGCCGTTACTGACCGCCGAGAAGCTATTAAATTCGCGGTTTCCCAAGCGCAGCCTGGCGATGTGATTCTGATCGCAGGTAAAGGTCACGAAACGTATCAAATCATCAAAGATCAAGTACTGCCGTTTGACGACCGTGAAGTTGCGCGGGAAGCGATCGCCACGTACAACCAACAATAG
- the mraY gene encoding phospho-N-acetylmuramoyl-pentapeptide-transferase, whose translation MFADNVLIVTIVAAFLIAVLIGPLFIPVLRRLKFGQAIREEGPDSHQKKAGTPTMGGTIILLALIFTVLKFANAKMEIYFLLLVTLGYGLIGFLDDFIKIKKKRNLGLTAKQKFAGQILLAVGAYILLILMGHDTSLHLPGTPWKLELGYFYFPFLLFLLVGTTNAVNLTDGLDGLLAGTGAIAFGAYAIIAWFGQDYDTAIFSAAVVGAVLGFLVFNAHPARVFMGDTGSLGLGGALAGIAIMTKTELLLAIIGGVFVVETISVILQVVSFKTRGKRIFRMSPLHHHFELTGWSEWRVVVTFWLVGMFFAGLGVYLEVVTIR comes from the coding sequence ATGTTCGCTGACAACGTACTCATCGTCACGATCGTCGCCGCGTTTCTCATTGCCGTACTCATTGGTCCACTGTTTATCCCGGTTCTTCGCCGCCTCAAATTTGGGCAGGCGATTCGGGAAGAGGGTCCAGATTCTCATCAAAAGAAGGCTGGTACCCCTACAATGGGTGGAACCATCATCCTTTTGGCACTCATTTTTACCGTGTTAAAGTTTGCCAATGCAAAAATGGAGATTTACTTCCTCTTACTGGTGACGCTTGGATACGGACTGATTGGATTTTTGGATGACTTTATTAAAATCAAAAAGAAACGAAATCTGGGATTGACTGCCAAACAAAAGTTTGCGGGTCAAATCTTGCTGGCTGTAGGAGCGTATATTTTGCTGATCCTCATGGGTCATGATACGTCCCTGCATTTGCCAGGTACTCCGTGGAAGCTGGAGCTCGGTTACTTCTACTTCCCGTTTCTATTGTTCCTACTCGTGGGAACTACCAACGCTGTCAATCTTACTGATGGGCTCGACGGTCTCTTGGCAGGTACAGGAGCCATCGCATTTGGAGCGTACGCCATCATCGCTTGGTTTGGTCAAGACTATGACACCGCGATTTTCAGTGCGGCAGTCGTCGGTGCTGTACTCGGCTTTCTCGTCTTCAATGCACACCCTGCGCGGGTTTTCATGGGTGATACAGGTTCTCTGGGATTGGGAGGAGCATTGGCGGGAATCGCGATCATGACGAAGACAGAGCTTTTGCTCGCCATTATCGGTGGAGTCTTTGTGGTCGAGACAATCTCTGTCATCTTGCAGGTGGTTTCGTTTAAAACTAGAGGAAAGCGCATCTTCCGGATGAGTCCGCTTCACCACCACTTTGAATTGACAGGATGGTCGGAGTGGCGCGTGGTAGTGACGTTTTGGCTCGTAGGGATGTTCTTTGCTGGACTGGGTGTATACCTCGAGGTGGTGACAATCCGATGA
- the murD gene encoding UDP-N-acetylmuramoyl-L-alanine--D-glutamate ligase yields MNRYHDQHVVVIGMAKSGVAVAKLLHRFGANVVVNDKKPREEATGAEELEALGIPVICGYHPDDLIHSGVSLVVKNPGIPYEAPPVAKAVELGIPVVTEVELAYQIAKAPIIGITGSNGKTTTTTLVGLILKEAGIRAMVGGNIGTVLCGLAEVAEPDQWLVAELSSFQLMGTREFRPHIGVLLNLYPAHLDYHHTMDEYLAAKCKLFANQKADDAAVLPFDQPEVREKCSQLSARTYYFSKTQAVPRGAYVEEGMIVFVDGEGNRDEIIAVKDITVPHVDNALAAVIVTRLAGADKQSIAQVLTTFPGVEHRMEFVAQKNGVKYFNDSKATNPEAASRALQACKEPIVWICGGLDRGIDFRELVPIIQGRVKAVVALGETAPILLERAREAGINEGIRVDTVEKAVLAASQLADSGDVVLLSPACASWDMFPSFEVRGSMFKDGVHRL; encoded by the coding sequence ATGAATCGCTATCATGATCAACACGTTGTTGTTATAGGAATGGCTAAAAGCGGTGTGGCAGTGGCAAAACTGCTCCACCGCTTTGGTGCGAATGTCGTCGTGAATGATAAAAAGCCGCGGGAAGAGGCAACTGGCGCTGAGGAGTTAGAGGCACTGGGGATTCCCGTTATATGTGGCTATCACCCGGATGATTTGATTCATTCCGGTGTGTCATTGGTCGTCAAAAACCCTGGGATTCCTTATGAGGCTCCACCAGTGGCAAAAGCGGTAGAGCTCGGGATTCCGGTCGTGACAGAGGTCGAGCTTGCCTATCAGATTGCAAAGGCACCGATCATCGGTATCACCGGTTCAAACGGAAAGACGACGACAACGACTTTGGTCGGACTTATCCTGAAAGAAGCTGGGATCCGGGCAATGGTAGGCGGAAATATCGGTACCGTTTTGTGTGGATTGGCTGAGGTAGCCGAACCAGATCAATGGCTGGTCGCTGAGTTGAGCAGCTTTCAATTGATGGGGACGAGAGAGTTCCGCCCGCATATCGGGGTGTTGCTAAACCTGTATCCGGCGCATCTGGATTACCACCATACTATGGATGAATACCTCGCTGCGAAATGCAAACTGTTTGCCAATCAAAAAGCAGACGATGCGGCGGTTTTGCCTTTTGATCAACCGGAAGTACGGGAGAAATGCAGCCAGCTTTCGGCCCGTACCTATTACTTCAGCAAGACTCAGGCAGTGCCTCGAGGAGCGTATGTGGAAGAAGGCATGATCGTGTTTGTGGACGGTGAGGGCAATCGGGATGAAATCATCGCTGTCAAAGACATTACCGTTCCACACGTGGACAATGCTTTGGCTGCTGTCATCGTGACCAGGCTGGCGGGTGCGGACAAGCAATCCATTGCACAAGTTCTAACCACCTTTCCAGGAGTCGAGCATCGAATGGAGTTTGTCGCGCAAAAAAATGGGGTAAAGTACTTTAACGATTCCAAGGCAACCAATCCAGAAGCGGCATCCAGAGCACTGCAGGCGTGCAAGGAACCAATCGTATGGATCTGCGGGGGGTTGGACAGGGGAATCGATTTTCGGGAGCTGGTACCCATTATTCAGGGGCGCGTAAAGGCGGTTGTTGCCCTCGGAGAGACGGCACCTATTTTGCTCGAACGAGCGCGAGAAGCAGGGATTAATGAAGGCATCCGTGTCGATACTGTGGAGAAAGCCGTTCTTGCTGCTTCTCAATTAGCCGACTCGGGTGATGTGGTTTTGCTCAGCCCGGCGTGTGCGAGCTGGGACATGTTTCCTTCATTTGAGGTACGGGGCAGCATGTTTAAGGACGGCGTGCATAGACTGTAA